The proteins below are encoded in one region of Akkermansiaceae bacterium:
- a CDS encoding DUF1549 domain-containing protein: MKTLITSIGLSCLFPAATLLAKPFSQETVRSTSNQIDQLLAAHLQEKQVKANPVIDDATFARRAYISISGRIPTAEEARSFITDPAKDKRRTLVDTLVQSNGYQSRMFNFWGDLLRLQTGLDKHGLGWHVWIRDAVEQNMPYDKFVNAMLSSSGMATENPAVGYYLRDRNMLLDNVSNTVQVFLGTQIGCAQCHDHPFDDWTQKQYYELAAFTGGTQYKSDSADHLLRRLVLYTMDKEGVPRMQPGKNARKGNQKRMGVAKKYYRDYASMFKDFRRISISDNSGKPLRLPQDYQYNDGKPGDILTPKTLFGESISTDVPPDERRKAFADWVTSPANPYFTKVIVNRLWAEVFGRGIVDPLDDWSETTRVSHPELLDYLCKVMKATDYDVRQFMRVLYHTRLFESAVATDEAEMGGQYDFRGPVLRRMSAEEIHDSFLVLEFGDRDDSTNNILKYRWDTYVKSVEGLFKMPIPQLVALNKESDAAEKERYAIMAEARKFKMAADKARNEGDTEKANKLNRQAGEVFKKAKKLQREAKNPMVMMMMERQLRTRSRPFMRASEQAAPSKPGSFMQQFGASDRMTPDASDYGASIPQALTLLNGREVVQLTDGRGVLANALRKADSPSERLDVLFLSVYGCMPTDAERRQYQPMISNATQLTTLARAMMNSKRFLFIQ; this comes from the coding sequence ATGAAAACCCTCATCACATCCATCGGCCTGTCCTGCCTTTTCCCGGCAGCTACCCTGCTTGCAAAACCATTCAGCCAAGAAACGGTCCGCAGCACCAGTAACCAGATCGACCAGTTGCTGGCCGCCCATTTACAGGAAAAACAGGTGAAGGCCAACCCGGTGATCGACGATGCCACTTTCGCCCGCCGCGCCTACATCAGTATCTCAGGACGCATCCCGACCGCAGAGGAAGCCCGCTCCTTCATCACCGACCCCGCCAAGGACAAACGACGCACCCTGGTTGATACCCTGGTACAATCCAATGGCTATCAAAGCCGTATGTTCAACTTCTGGGGCGATCTACTCCGCCTCCAGACCGGACTCGATAAACATGGCCTCGGCTGGCATGTCTGGATCCGTGATGCCGTGGAGCAAAACATGCCCTACGATAAGTTTGTCAACGCCATGCTCTCCTCCAGCGGTATGGCAACCGAGAACCCGGCGGTAGGGTATTACCTTCGCGACCGCAATATGCTGCTCGATAACGTCAGCAACACCGTGCAGGTCTTTCTCGGCACCCAGATCGGCTGCGCCCAGTGCCACGACCACCCGTTCGACGACTGGACCCAGAAGCAGTACTACGAACTCGCCGCCTTTACCGGAGGCACCCAGTATAAAAGTGACTCGGCTGACCACTTGTTACGCCGGCTCGTCCTCTACACCATGGACAAGGAAGGCGTGCCCAGGATGCAACCGGGAAAAAATGCCCGCAAAGGCAATCAGAAGCGCATGGGTGTGGCGAAAAAATACTACCGCGACTATGCGTCCATGTTTAAGGATTTCAGAAGAATATCCATCAGCGACAACAGCGGCAAACCACTCCGCCTGCCTCAGGATTATCAATACAACGACGGCAAACCGGGTGACATCCTGACTCCGAAAACCCTCTTCGGCGAGTCGATCTCCACAGATGTGCCACCTGATGAACGCCGCAAGGCCTTTGCCGACTGGGTGACCTCTCCCGCCAATCCCTATTTCACCAAAGTCATCGTCAACCGCCTGTGGGCCGAGGTGTTTGGCCGGGGTATCGTCGACCCCCTCGACGACTGGTCGGAGACCACCCGGGTTTCCCATCCTGAGCTTCTCGACTACCTCTGCAAGGTGATGAAAGCCACCGACTACGATGTCCGGCAGTTCATGCGTGTCCTCTACCACACCCGCCTGTTTGAAAGTGCCGTGGCCACCGATGAGGCTGAAATGGGTGGGCAGTATGACTTCCGTGGACCGGTCCTGCGCCGTATGTCAGCCGAGGAAATCCACGATTCCTTCCTCGTCCTGGAGTTTGGCGACCGTGACGACTCCACCAACAACATCCTCAAATACCGGTGGGACACCTACGTCAAGAGTGTCGAAGGGCTCTTCAAGATGCCCATCCCGCAGTTGGTGGCGCTGAATAAGGAATCGGATGCCGCTGAGAAAGAACGATATGCCATTATGGCCGAAGCCCGGAAATTCAAGATGGCTGCGGACAAGGCAAGAAACGAAGGCGATACGGAAAAAGCCAACAAGCTCAACAGGCAAGCAGGTGAGGTTTTCAAAAAGGCCAAAAAGCTACAGCGTGAAGCAAAAAACCCGATGGTCATGATGATGATGGAACGCCAGCTCCGCACCAGGTCAAGACCCTTCATGAGGGCCTCCGAACAAGCCGCGCCATCAAAACCCGGCAGCTTTATGCAACAGTTCGGAGCATCCGACCGGATGACGCCGGACGCCTCTGACTACGGCGCTTCCATCCCCCAGGCTCTCACGCTGTTGAACGGTCGTGAAGTGGTGCAACTCACCGATGGCAGGGGGGTGCTAGCCAACGCCCTCCGCAAAGCCGACTCCCCGTCCGAGCGGCTCGATGTCCTTTTCCTCTCTGTCTACGGCTGTATGCCCACTGACGCTGAACGCCGGCAATACCAACCCATGATCAGCAATGCCACCCAGCTGACCACACTGGCCAGGGCCATGATGAACTCGAAACGATTCCTCTTCATCCAGTAG
- a CDS encoding right-handed parallel beta-helix repeat-containing protein — MNPPSALLVFSGLLTLAHPCLGKNVTAQNQDELRAAIKSAKPGTTITLAPGKYRGGITLTRLSGKAGAPVIITGADLKNPPRFTGGTEALHLSDCTYVTLRNLHISGYPGNGINIDDGGSFGTPSHHITVENVTIENTGPKGNHDALKLSGLTDFTIKNCTFRGWAGSAIDMVGCHRGVIEGCTLTGDKEFTESSGIQIKGGTTKIMVRKCFFNRAGQRAINLGGSTGLTYFRPSVTDYEAKDITIAGNRFLGSEAPIAWVTAHGGHVHHNTFVLPDKWVMRILQESKDPRFKPCHGGVFEHNLVVFNKNVRVFANIGPGTDATSFTFRRNAWFELDGSRKPDLPAHESDGIHQPVLKIHGLLTGQMKFSSTDPKLKQVGADAL; from the coding sequence ATGAATCCACCATCCGCCTTACTGGTTTTTTCCGGGCTGCTGACACTGGCCCATCCATGCCTTGGGAAAAACGTCACCGCACAGAACCAGGATGAGCTTCGTGCGGCAATCAAGTCGGCTAAACCCGGCACAACCATCACCCTGGCACCAGGAAAATACCGCGGCGGCATCACGCTCACCCGACTCAGCGGCAAGGCCGGCGCCCCTGTCATCATCACCGGTGCCGACCTCAAAAACCCGCCCCGTTTCACCGGCGGGACCGAGGCTCTGCATTTGTCCGATTGCACTTACGTCACACTCCGCAACCTCCACATCAGCGGCTATCCGGGCAATGGTATCAATATCGATGATGGCGGTAGCTTCGGGACACCGAGCCATCACATCACGGTGGAAAACGTCACCATTGAAAACACCGGCCCGAAGGGCAACCACGATGCCCTGAAACTCTCCGGCCTCACTGACTTTACAATTAAAAACTGCACCTTCCGAGGCTGGGCGGGATCGGCGATCGATATGGTGGGTTGCCACCGCGGCGTCATCGAGGGCTGCACTCTAACAGGTGACAAAGAATTCACCGAGTCGAGTGGAATCCAGATCAAAGGAGGCACCACAAAGATCATGGTTAGAAAGTGCTTTTTCAACCGGGCAGGCCAGCGGGCCATCAACCTTGGCGGCAGCACGGGACTGACCTATTTCCGACCCAGTGTAACCGACTATGAAGCGAAGGACATCACCATTGCTGGCAATCGCTTTCTCGGTAGCGAGGCCCCCATCGCCTGGGTCACCGCCCATGGAGGCCACGTCCATCACAATACATTTGTCCTGCCGGACAAGTGGGTGATGAGGATTCTCCAGGAGAGCAAAGACCCCAGGTTCAAGCCCTGCCACGGCGGTGTGTTCGAGCACAATCTGGTGGTTTTCAATAAAAATGTTAGAGTGTTCGCAAACATTGGCCCCGGCACCGATGCCACAAGCTTTACATTCCGGCGCAATGCATGGTTTGAGCTGGACGGATCGCGCAAACCCGACTTGCCGGCCCACGAAAGCGACGGCATCCACCAGCCTGTCCTGAAGATACACGGACTACTGACGGGACAGATGAAATTCTCATCAACCGACCCCAAACTCAAGCAAGTGGGTGCAGACGCCTTATAA
- a CDS encoding YidE/YbjL duplication: MSHLFEYPLMHHPMFVVFSVIAIGLILGRITIYGVSLGSAAVMFVALVYGHYGVTLSPTLTTVGLVLFVYCVGIGAGSRFFSSLKKSGVQLAVISCAVVFAGGVATALAARAFDISPSVAAGVFAGALTSTPGLAAAQEHFSSLSDQGLASAGYAIAYPFGVIGTVLFVQLWPRLRKKDLHALGEKLEAEQAQTHQIVPVLVKMTNPKFVGREIDKLRIIDHLHCRVTRIMIGNVLVPIQHGDKLEMDMLLWVIGREEDIEAMLDVLGERAQAPAIINSDMERRTLVVTNRAFANKSLSELRLLRTHGVSISRIRRYEYEIVPTDSTVLSIGDQLVTVGNPENLARFAEAVGHRPSVIDATDLLSLSLGIALGVLVGMIPFGGFKLGMAGGPLLVALLLGHFGRIGAVAGYVPRPTRLLLRELGLCLFLTGAGIKGGASFAATLQSQGVGIFVVGIIATLLPIIVGYAIATLIYKFDVLTALGGVCGAMTSTPGLGAVSSKTDAQAPILSYASAYPAALLLMVVGVNLLLAIMSSLT; the protein is encoded by the coding sequence ATGTCACACCTCTTCGAATACCCGCTGATGCATCATCCCATGTTTGTGGTGTTCAGCGTCATTGCCATCGGGCTGATACTCGGTCGGATCACCATCTACGGAGTGAGCCTTGGGAGTGCGGCCGTCATGTTTGTGGCACTGGTCTATGGCCACTATGGCGTCACCCTGAGCCCGACGTTGACGACGGTAGGGCTGGTGCTCTTTGTTTACTGCGTCGGCATCGGTGCCGGCTCCCGCTTTTTCAGTTCACTGAAAAAATCCGGGGTACAGTTGGCGGTGATCAGTTGCGCCGTGGTTTTTGCTGGAGGTGTTGCCACGGCACTGGCGGCAAGGGCATTTGACATATCCCCGAGTGTTGCCGCCGGGGTCTTTGCCGGTGCGCTGACCAGCACCCCCGGACTGGCAGCGGCACAGGAACATTTTTCCAGCCTGTCCGACCAGGGGCTCGCGTCGGCAGGCTACGCCATCGCCTACCCGTTCGGTGTCATCGGCACCGTGCTTTTTGTCCAGCTCTGGCCACGACTGAGAAAAAAGGACCTGCACGCACTTGGTGAGAAACTTGAGGCGGAACAAGCGCAGACACATCAAATTGTCCCCGTGCTCGTCAAGATGACCAACCCGAAGTTTGTCGGGCGCGAAATTGACAAGCTGCGTATCATCGACCACTTGCACTGTCGCGTCACCCGCATCATGATCGGCAATGTGCTGGTGCCCATCCAGCACGGCGACAAGCTCGAGATGGACATGCTGCTCTGGGTGATTGGCCGTGAAGAGGACATCGAGGCGATGCTCGACGTGCTCGGCGAACGCGCGCAGGCACCGGCCATCATCAACTCGGATATGGAGCGCCGGACACTCGTGGTCACCAATCGCGCGTTTGCTAACAAGTCGCTCTCCGAGCTGCGGCTGCTGCGCACCCACGGTGTCTCTATTTCCCGTATCCGGCGTTATGAATATGAAATTGTGCCCACCGACAGCACTGTCCTCAGCATCGGCGACCAACTCGTCACCGTGGGCAACCCCGAGAACCTTGCCCGCTTTGCCGAAGCCGTCGGCCACCGGCCCTCGGTGATCGATGCCACGGACCTGCTATCGCTATCGCTCGGTATCGCACTCGGTGTGCTGGTAGGGATGATTCCCTTTGGCGGGTTCAAACTCGGCATGGCAGGCGGGCCGTTGTTAGTGGCGCTTCTGTTAGGTCACTTCGGGCGTATTGGTGCGGTCGCCGGCTACGTGCCGCGCCCCACCCGCCTGCTGCTGCGCGAGCTGGGTCTGTGTCTTTTCCTGACAGGTGCGGGGATCAAGGGTGGCGCGAGTTTTGCGGCCACTTTGCAGAGCCAGGGGGTAGGTATTTTTGTGGTGGGAATCATCGCCACCCTGTTGCCTATTATCGTTGGCTACGCCATTGCCACACTGATTTATAAATTTGATGTCCTCACCGCACTTGGCGGTGTCTGTGGAGCGATGACCTCCACTCCGGGACTGGGTGCCGTTTCGTCCAAGACCGATGCCCAGGCTCCCATCCTCAGCTACGCCAGCGCCTACCCGGCCGCCCTACTGCTCATGGTCGTGGGCGTCAACCTGCTGCTCGCCATCATGAGTAGCCTGACTTAG
- a CDS encoding DEAD/DEAH box helicase, with amino-acid sequence MTEGDPSTETIHGFLTSGDWKVTFSGTVVAAGYKLARARQVTRCTAERLDTGDVEITAAVIDQSGHQNETTIALWLENGRLQVDTSCTCPVGTCCEHAAAALEHLARPGRLEKAFGELRGEPTVATLTENIQDSPPGTGIGKKAAFQLHIQRRPEGDGYDWLPETFATAYAVYDANKYPLDPAGNIGKPRDRAAEMTALNTLYALDLLPGAEEPPPSLKKLSPPPHEGTLWSPNNKEWQPTLYWQRFQHEAVPALENRGWQVTIAHDAALKPLRFNASSWRAEFVDEGKGWFSLSAGFEINGERMDLQPILATLVEYNFLELTKDMPGGQEFLVFLADGRGITLPIGRFRRILTHLGELVDYKFTGKPLKLHKVEAATITEALSEDDPNFSPPPEIASLKIHHSPFTIHHSEVPQGLRATLRSYQREGYEWMQFLAIHGLHGILADDMGLGKTMQTLTHILAEKEKGNMLPNLVVAPTSVVENWQREAAQFAPSLKVTILQGAHRHHRFTELDGTDIALTSYALLHRDLDRFSDQAFHLLVLDEAQHIKNPGAQVSQAVRQLNARHRLCLSGTPVENHLGELWSLFDFLMPGLLGDSESFTQTFRTPIEKAGSQSRADALATKVGPLILRRTKDQVATELPPKTEIPHFIELGTDEKDLYETVRSTMDKHVRQALAIRGQEAQIVFLDALLKLRQICCHPSLVNSNFQTPNTNPQTSSKFDYLTDLLETLKEENRKVLVFSQFTSMLDIIEEYLIGQETTYLKLTGASKNRQDLVERFQAGEAEVFLISLKAGGTGLTLTNADTVIHYDPWWNPAVENQATDRAYRIGQDKPVFVHKLICKGTVEQRIQQMQKKKSGISDSILTASLTQLKLDDDVLTRLLAPIDEDASRHGHGN; translated from the coding sequence ATGACCGAAGGTGACCCCAGCACTGAAACCATCCATGGATTTCTGACCTCAGGCGACTGGAAAGTCACCTTCTCGGGTACGGTCGTCGCGGCTGGTTACAAACTGGCACGCGCCCGCCAGGTCACCCGTTGCACGGCCGAACGCCTGGACACAGGTGATGTTGAAATCACCGCTGCCGTCATCGATCAATCCGGTCACCAGAACGAAACCACCATCGCGCTCTGGCTCGAAAACGGGAGGCTTCAGGTCGATACCTCATGCACCTGCCCGGTAGGCACCTGCTGTGAGCATGCCGCCGCCGCGTTGGAACACCTGGCACGTCCCGGAAGGCTGGAAAAGGCCTTTGGCGAACTGCGCGGGGAGCCGACCGTCGCCACACTAACAGAAAACATCCAGGACAGCCCGCCTGGCACTGGTATCGGGAAAAAAGCCGCCTTTCAACTTCACATCCAGCGCCGACCCGAGGGGGACGGTTACGATTGGTTGCCAGAGACATTTGCCACGGCTTATGCCGTCTACGATGCTAACAAGTATCCACTCGACCCTGCGGGAAACATTGGCAAACCACGTGATCGTGCAGCGGAGATGACCGCGCTGAACACACTCTACGCCCTCGACCTGCTGCCCGGTGCCGAGGAACCACCACCATCACTCAAAAAGCTTTCGCCACCTCCGCATGAAGGCACTTTGTGGTCGCCTAACAATAAAGAATGGCAGCCTACACTCTACTGGCAGAGGTTTCAACATGAAGCCGTCCCGGCACTCGAAAACCGTGGCTGGCAGGTCACCATCGCTCATGACGCAGCGCTCAAACCGCTCAGGTTCAACGCCTCCAGCTGGCGGGCCGAATTCGTCGACGAGGGCAAAGGCTGGTTCAGCCTCTCCGCCGGCTTTGAAATCAATGGCGAACGGATGGACCTCCAGCCGATCCTCGCCACCCTCGTGGAGTACAACTTCCTCGAACTCACCAAGGACATGCCCGGTGGACAGGAATTCCTTGTTTTTCTGGCAGACGGCAGGGGCATCACCCTACCCATCGGCCGCTTCCGCCGCATCCTCACCCACCTCGGTGAACTGGTGGATTACAAGTTCACCGGCAAACCGCTCAAGCTGCACAAAGTCGAAGCCGCCACCATCACCGAGGCCCTCAGCGAGGACGATCCCAATTTCTCCCCGCCCCCTGAAATCGCATCTCTGAAAATTCACCATTCACCATTCACTATTCACCATTCCGAAGTCCCACAAGGACTTCGTGCCACCTTGCGTAGCTACCAGCGCGAGGGTTATGAGTGGATGCAGTTCCTGGCCATCCACGGACTCCACGGCATCCTCGCCGATGATATGGGGCTGGGAAAAACCATGCAGACGCTGACCCATATTCTGGCGGAAAAGGAAAAAGGCAACATGCTGCCGAACCTGGTGGTCGCTCCGACCAGTGTGGTGGAAAACTGGCAGCGCGAAGCCGCCCAATTTGCACCGTCACTCAAGGTGACCATCCTTCAGGGAGCCCATCGGCACCATCGGTTCACCGAACTCGACGGCACCGACATCGCGCTCACATCCTACGCGTTACTGCACCGTGACCTTGACCGGTTTTCCGACCAGGCATTCCACCTGTTGGTCCTCGACGAGGCGCAGCACATTAAAAACCCCGGGGCGCAAGTCTCACAGGCGGTTCGCCAGCTTAATGCACGGCACCGACTATGCCTGTCCGGCACCCCGGTCGAAAACCACCTCGGCGAACTGTGGAGTCTGTTTGATTTCCTCATGCCAGGATTGTTAGGCGACTCGGAAAGTTTCACTCAAACCTTCCGCACCCCAATCGAAAAAGCCGGCAGCCAGTCGCGCGCCGATGCCCTCGCCACCAAAGTAGGCCCACTGATCCTGCGCCGCACCAAGGATCAGGTTGCCACCGAGCTCCCGCCCAAAACCGAGATCCCCCATTTCATCGAACTCGGCACCGATGAGAAAGACCTCTACGAAACCGTGCGGTCGACCATGGACAAACACGTCCGCCAGGCGCTCGCCATCCGTGGTCAGGAAGCGCAGATCGTGTTTCTCGATGCGTTGCTGAAGCTGCGGCAGATCTGTTGTCACCCGAGCCTTGTAAACTCCAATTTTCAAACTCCAAATACCAATCCTCAGACATCCAGCAAGTTTGACTACCTGACGGATCTCCTGGAAACCTTGAAGGAGGAAAACAGGAAGGTCTTGGTTTTTTCCCAGTTCACTTCGATGTTGGATATTATTGAAGAATATCTAATCGGACAGGAAACGACTTACCTCAAACTCACGGGAGCGAGTAAAAACAGGCAGGATCTGGTGGAAAGGTTCCAGGCTGGAGAAGCCGAGGTGTTCCTCATTTCGCTCAAAGCCGGAGGCACCGGACTCACACTCACCAACGCCGACACCGTGATTCATTACGACCCCTGGTGGAACCCGGCAGTGGAAAACCAGGCGACCGACCGCGCGTATCGAATCGGGCAGGACAAACCCGTTTTCGTCCACAAACTCATCTGCAAAGGCACGGTCGAACAGCGTATCCAACAAATGCAGAAAAAGAAAAGCGGCATATCCGACTCCATCCTCACCGCCTCCTTGACCCAGCTCAAGCTTGACGATGATGTATTGACACGCCTGCTGGCACCCATCGACGAGGATGCATCACGCCATGGGCACGGCAATTGA
- the murG gene encoding undecaprenyldiphospho-muramoylpentapeptide beta-N-acetylglucosaminyltransferase yields the protein MNVLIACGGTGGHLFPGIAVAEELEKRGHSVLLLISEKKVDAQSSKKYTGLAFQTVPAIAKPGTFSPKMIPFLFKLWKTVRQCRKILAEHQCDAVLGMGGFTSLPPVLAGRKMGLMTYVHDSNALPGKANRLTARWCRKVLIGFEAAGRFFPHSDVVVTGTPVRKELAALPDKTAARAKYGLSPEGRAVLVMGGSQGAKRLNTLVVEAAKAMPGLQFLHITGAFDHDRVKEMATGRVGYHVLSFCDDMASAYAACDVSVCRSGASSMTELSYVAMPAILVPYPYAADDHQTANARVFAEAGAAVLRQESDLDAGELVTDLTRMLEDEETWIAMSAHADALAVRDAAAKICDEISVDVMTA from the coding sequence ATGAATGTATTAATCGCCTGTGGAGGCACGGGGGGACACTTGTTCCCAGGCATAGCCGTGGCGGAGGAGCTTGAGAAACGCGGGCATTCGGTGTTGTTGCTCATTTCTGAGAAAAAAGTCGATGCCCAGTCGTCGAAAAAATACACCGGGCTGGCATTCCAGACGGTGCCGGCCATTGCCAAGCCTGGCACATTTTCACCGAAGATGATCCCCTTCCTCTTCAAGCTGTGGAAAACCGTGCGCCAGTGCCGGAAGATCCTTGCGGAACACCAGTGTGATGCCGTGCTCGGGATGGGGGGCTTCACCTCGCTGCCACCGGTGCTCGCGGGCAGGAAAATGGGTTTGATGACCTATGTACACGATTCCAACGCCCTGCCCGGCAAGGCCAACCGCCTCACCGCACGCTGGTGTCGGAAGGTGCTCATCGGGTTTGAGGCGGCCGGGAGGTTTTTCCCCCACTCCGATGTGGTCGTCACGGGCACCCCGGTGCGCAAAGAGCTCGCCGCGCTGCCGGACAAAACCGCGGCCAGGGCGAAATACGGACTCTCGCCCGAGGGCCGGGCCGTGCTGGTGATGGGCGGCAGCCAGGGCGCGAAACGACTCAACACCCTGGTCGTCGAGGCGGCCAAGGCCATGCCCGGTCTCCAGTTTCTTCATATCACCGGCGCCTTTGACCACGACCGGGTCAAGGAGATGGCCACCGGTCGCGTCGGCTATCACGTGCTTTCCTTCTGCGATGACATGGCATCGGCATACGCCGCCTGTGATGTCTCGGTCTGTCGCTCTGGGGCATCCAGTATGACCGAGCTGTCCTACGTCGCGATGCCCGCGATCCTGGTGCCCTATCCCTACGCCGCAGACGATCACCAGACGGCGAACGCCAGGGTGTTTGCAGAGGCCGGCGCCGCTGTGCTCAGACAGGAATCCGACCTTGACGCCGGGGAGCTGGTCACCGACCTCACCAGAATGCTTGAGGACGAGGAAACCTGGATAGCGATGTCCGCCCATGCAGATGCACTTGCGGTGCGTGATGCCGCCGCTAAAATCTGCGACGAAATATCGGTTGATGTGATGACCGCTTAA
- the murC gene encoding UDP-N-acetylmuramate--L-alanine ligase, whose amino-acid sequence MKIDDLSKRLTDRGNPVKVHLIGVAGSGMSGLALLLLGMGHRVSGSDMVTSGETQRMQGLGLTFSSPHRADEVHGADVVVYSSAIREENVARTEAREHGIPCIRRAECLAAILHTRQGVVISGTHGKTTTSAMCAHVLRRGGIMPCHYVGAEIPVLGTNAHWEEGCELMVAEGDESDGTLALYKPRHAVILNIEEEHLDFYRGINHIKQVFTTLLEQTRGNKIYFSGCPVAAELCSSREGAVSYGWENADFTASDIHETGGTVAFDVTRRGESMGRVELGIPGRHNVLNALAAVAVADAAGVDFQLVARALATFAGARRRFENKYLSPNLRIIDDYGHHPTEVAATLQTARSLNPERLVVVFQPHRYSRTQKLADDFGVALQAADRVFVTDIYPASELPIEGVTAQTIVDAVKSNGDTRADAIGPVKWAHHAVGNALQPGDLLVTLGAGNVHEIGTKIARDMTVVEEMMRYCNEGTGPDDGPQANAKLYEPMNRHTTILCGGPAQFWLEPHSFVAFSKLVAYCRDRGIPQRILGRGSNLLVRDGGIRGAVIHPTGGEFSAVHVEGNMIIAGAGARFKKVASVAAAHGLTGMEWMEGIPGNVGGGLRMNAGAMGTETFDQVISVTFLDEDGCVRERTREEITAHYRNVPELRRNYALAARFKAEPASPAVIEQRMEESKHKRRTSQPIAASAGCVFKNPEEIPAGRLVDELGFKEASVGKAQVSTEHGNFIVNRGKASASDVLGLIDQIRREAKSKRNITLETEVQIIGEDEFTF is encoded by the coding sequence ATGAAGATTGATGACCTAAGTAAACGGCTGACCGACCGGGGTAATCCCGTGAAGGTGCATCTCATTGGTGTCGCGGGGTCGGGTATGAGTGGTCTTGCGCTTCTTTTGTTAGGGATGGGGCACCGCGTCAGCGGCTCGGACATGGTGACCAGTGGCGAGACCCAACGGATGCAAGGTTTGGGACTGACTTTTTCAAGCCCCCACCGCGCGGACGAAGTGCACGGTGCGGATGTGGTGGTTTACTCCTCGGCTATCCGCGAGGAAAACGTCGCCCGGACCGAAGCCCGTGAGCATGGTATTCCCTGTATCCGCCGTGCCGAGTGCCTGGCCGCTATCCTGCACACCCGGCAAGGGGTGGTCATTTCCGGAACCCATGGGAAAACGACCACCTCGGCGATGTGCGCCCACGTCTTGCGCCGGGGCGGGATCATGCCTTGTCACTACGTCGGCGCTGAGATTCCCGTACTGGGCACCAACGCCCACTGGGAGGAAGGCTGCGAGCTGATGGTGGCGGAGGGGGACGAAAGCGACGGCACCCTTGCCCTCTACAAACCCCGGCACGCGGTGATCCTCAACATCGAGGAGGAGCATCTCGATTTCTACCGTGGCATCAACCATATCAAGCAGGTCTTCACCACGCTGCTCGAGCAAACCCGTGGCAATAAAATCTATTTCTCCGGCTGCCCTGTCGCTGCCGAACTTTGTTCGTCCCGTGAGGGTGCCGTTTCCTACGGTTGGGAAAATGCCGACTTCACCGCCAGCGACATCCATGAGACCGGCGGCACCGTTGCTTTCGATGTCACCCGGCGAGGTGAGTCCATGGGGCGGGTCGAACTCGGAATCCCCGGTCGACACAATGTCCTGAACGCACTGGCCGCCGTGGCCGTGGCGGACGCCGCGGGTGTCGATTTCCAATTGGTCGCCCGCGCCCTCGCTACCTTCGCAGGAGCGCGCAGGAGGTTTGAAAACAAGTATCTCTCGCCGAACCTGCGCATCATTGACGACTACGGTCATCATCCTACGGAGGTCGCGGCGACCCTTCAAACCGCCCGCTCACTGAACCCGGAGCGGCTGGTGGTCGTTTTCCAGCCACATCGATACAGCAGGACACAGAAGCTTGCCGATGACTTCGGGGTCGCGCTTCAAGCGGCCGACCGTGTTTTTGTCACCGATATCTACCCAGCCAGCGAGCTGCCCATCGAGGGGGTTACGGCGCAGACCATTGTCGATGCGGTAAAATCTAACGGCGACACCCGGGCAGATGCCATAGGCCCGGTGAAGTGGGCCCATCATGCCGTTGGCAATGCCTTGCAACCCGGTGACCTGCTGGTCACGCTGGGTGCTGGGAATGTGCACGAAATTGGAACCAAAATCGCCCGCGACATGACGGTGGTCGAGGAAATGATGCGCTACTGCAATGAAGGCACCGGTCCCGATGACGGTCCCCAGGCCAATGCCAAGCTCTACGAGCCGATGAACCGGCACACGACGATTCTATGCGGTGGCCCCGCGCAATTCTGGTTGGAGCCGCATAGCTTTGTTGCCTTTTCCAAACTCGTTGCCTACTGCCGTGATCGCGGTATCCCACAACGCATCCTCGGGCGCGGCTCAAACCTGCTGGTGCGCGACGGCGGTATCCGTGGCGCAGTGATCCATCCGACGGGTGGTGAGTTCTCCGCCGTCCACGTCGAGGGAAACATGATCATTGCCGGCGCAGGCGCCCGGTTTAAAAAAGTAGCCAGCGTCGCAGCAGCCCACGGACTAACGGGAATGGAGTGGATGGAAGGCATCCCCGGCAACGTCGGTGGCGGTCTGCGGATGAATGCCGGTGCCATGGGTACGGAAACATTCGATCAGGTCATCAGCGTCACTTTTCTCGACGAGGATGGATGCGTTCGCGAGCGCACACGCGAAGAAATCACCGCGCACTACCGCAATGTGCCGGAGCTGCGCCGGAACTACGCCCTCGCTGCCAGGTTTAAAGCCGAGCCGGCATCCCCCGCAGTGATCGAACAGCGTATGGAGGAATCAAAACACAAACGCCGCACCAGCCAACCGATTGCTGCGAGTGCCGGTTGCGTTTTTAAAAATCCGGAGGAGATTCCCGCAGGCCGGTTGGTCGATGAACTCGGATTCAAGGAAGCCTCGGTCGGCAAGGCCCAGGTGTCCACCGAGCACGGAAACTTCATCGTCAACCGTGGCAAGGCAAGCGCGTCCGATGTGCTTGGTCTGATCGACCAGATCCGCCGCGAGGCAAAATCCAAACGCAATATCACCCTGGAAACCGAAGTCCAGATCATCGGAGAAGATGAATTCACCTTTTAA